A window from Leifsonia shinshuensis encodes these proteins:
- a CDS encoding PQQ-binding-like beta-propeller repeat protein, whose protein sequence is MTATGPAFDPARSAILRDILHETVANAPTRPSRARFAVLGGLVGAAALLAGGTAALALSGALHFGSPDPAPAPVPTPSTTLTPTPTPTPTATPSSRPLAVQTTPIERHDIDELGAAPWSLDLPGTGRQCEQRRVYDIADGLALVKLGAHVVGDGTPDCNDDLQHVSLSLVDTRQGTAIWSREWSWRAEPLYDVDVIVLGTSGRVLVADQSLADGPHEVVDLASGRTLGDFAGQKSDVVLNAVPVPGDSGDIVMTTPDSIVRVDPRDTSTPRWSMGIPGKSADVFPMVGETDFLPVEIQLYAPDAQGSPYESARLDLETGRLDPFVWSANASLDTESHPAVVTKSDASGRPSELTGLDSSGGTTWTRQLPPDSDVYVVHSMTGTPGADTTSLGATDLIAAVSTSEVTIIDSSSGAVRWSAPATRCGLKAVAGQSSPLVTVFLDAEKHAIIVQHDGTGTCTFAAATGAPQPLPDVGSGVGLLFGPENTYVLSAPPNGGITAYYRKSGTKLWTSTASAPGYVFFAGGYLVRLEGDRLEALG, encoded by the coding sequence ATGACCGCCACCGGCCCCGCCTTCGACCCGGCGCGCAGCGCCATCCTCCGCGACATCCTCCACGAGACCGTCGCCAACGCACCGACCCGTCCCTCTCGCGCGCGTTTCGCCGTGCTCGGCGGCCTGGTCGGCGCGGCCGCCCTCCTCGCCGGGGGGACCGCCGCGCTCGCGCTCAGCGGCGCCCTGCACTTCGGGTCGCCGGATCCGGCCCCCGCGCCGGTCCCGACGCCGAGCACCACGCTCACGCCGACACCCACGCCGACGCCGACCGCCACACCGTCGAGCCGTCCGCTCGCCGTGCAGACCACCCCGATCGAGCGGCACGACATCGACGAGCTCGGAGCAGCTCCGTGGTCGCTTGATCTCCCGGGCACCGGGCGGCAGTGCGAGCAGCGCCGCGTCTACGACATCGCGGACGGGCTGGCCCTGGTGAAGCTCGGAGCCCATGTCGTCGGAGACGGCACCCCGGACTGCAACGACGACCTGCAGCACGTCTCACTGTCCCTGGTCGACACCCGGCAGGGCACGGCCATCTGGTCGAGGGAGTGGTCGTGGCGGGCTGAGCCCCTTTACGACGTCGATGTCATCGTGCTCGGCACGTCGGGTCGGGTCCTCGTCGCCGACCAGTCGCTGGCAGACGGACCGCACGAGGTCGTCGACCTCGCCTCGGGACGCACTCTGGGCGACTTCGCAGGGCAGAAAAGCGACGTCGTCCTCAACGCGGTGCCGGTGCCGGGCGATTCGGGCGACATCGTCATGACCACCCCTGACTCGATCGTCCGGGTCGACCCCCGCGACACGAGCACGCCCCGCTGGTCCATGGGGATCCCCGGGAAGAGCGCCGACGTCTTTCCGATGGTGGGAGAGACGGACTTCCTTCCGGTCGAGATCCAGCTGTATGCACCCGACGCTCAGGGCTCCCCGTACGAGAGCGCGCGACTCGACCTTGAGACGGGGCGGTTGGACCCGTTCGTATGGAGTGCGAACGCCTCTCTGGACACGGAGTCCCATCCGGCGGTCGTGACCAAGTCCGACGCTTCGGGGCGGCCCTCCGAGCTCACGGGTCTCGACTCGTCGGGGGGAACCACGTGGACCCGGCAGCTTCCGCCGGATTCCGATGTGTACGTCGTCCACTCGATGACAGGCACTCCGGGTGCGGATACGACCAGCCTCGGCGCAACCGACCTCATCGCCGCCGTCTCCACCTCTGAGGTGACGATCATCGACTCGAGCTCCGGAGCGGTCCGCTGGTCCGCGCCCGCAACCCGATGCGGACTGAAAGCCGTCGCCGGGCAATCCTCGCCCCTGGTCACCGTCTTCCTCGACGCCGAGAAGCACGCCATCATCGTCCAGCACGACGGCACCGGGACCTGCACCTTCGCGGCGGCGACGGGTGCACCCCAGCCGCTTCCCGATGTGGGGAGCGGGGTCGGGCTTCTCTTCGGGCCTGAGAACACCTACGTCTTGTCAGCCCCGCCGAACGGCGGCATCACGGCGTACTACCGGAAATCGGGCACGAAGCTCTGGACCTCCACCGCCTCCGCACCGGGCTACGTGTTCTTCGCGGGCGGCTACCTCGTGCGACTGGAGGGCGACCGGTTGGAGGCACTGGGCTGA
- a CDS encoding SDR family oxidoreductase, whose protein sequence is MSDSQTPRVALVTGGSGGIGKATCERLATAGMAVAVHYAGNRSRAEAIVSAIVESGGRAIAVGGDVADEADMVAAFDAVEAEFGGVDVVVNTAGIMLLGPLATFSLDDLDRMHRINIRGTFVVSQQAVRRVRPGGAIINFSTSVSKLQFPGYSAYAGSKGAVNAMTLIMAREMRGRDVTVNAVAPGPTATDLFLDGKNDDEVGALAKVSPLERLGTPEDIAETVAFLAGPGRWVNGQIVYVNGGAI, encoded by the coding sequence ATGTCTGATTCGCAGACCCCCCGTGTCGCGCTGGTGACAGGCGGCTCGGGCGGTATCGGCAAGGCGACGTGCGAGCGCCTCGCGACGGCGGGTATGGCGGTCGCGGTGCACTACGCGGGGAACCGATCGAGAGCGGAGGCCATCGTCTCCGCCATCGTGGAGTCCGGCGGACGGGCGATCGCCGTGGGAGGGGACGTCGCCGATGAGGCCGACATGGTGGCCGCGTTCGACGCGGTCGAGGCGGAGTTCGGCGGGGTGGACGTGGTGGTGAACACGGCGGGGATCATGCTGCTGGGACCGCTCGCGACGTTCAGCCTCGACGATCTCGACCGGATGCACCGGATCAACATCCGGGGCACCTTCGTGGTGTCGCAGCAGGCGGTCCGGCGGGTCCGGCCGGGTGGCGCCATCATCAACTTCTCGACGTCCGTGTCCAAGCTGCAGTTCCCGGGGTATTCGGCGTACGCAGGCAGCAAGGGGGCGGTGAACGCGATGACGCTCATCATGGCGCGCGAGATGCGGGGCCGGGATGTCACGGTCAACGCGGTCGCGCCCGGACCGACGGCGACGGACCTCTTCCTCGACGGCAAGAACGACGACGAGGTGGGAGCGCTCGCCAAGGTGTCGCCGTTGGAGAGGCTGGGCACCCCGGAGGACATCGCCGAGACCGTCGCGTTCCTGGCCGGACCCGGGCGCTGGGTCAACGGTCAGATCGTCTACGTCAACGGCGGGGCGATCTGA